Proteins encoded in a region of the Mucispirillum schaedleri ASF457 genome:
- a CDS encoding Ig-like domain-containing protein has translation MKRGIVFIFLLLFVSSFIFSCSSSSENKSSGGIRHIYEESEKNAAEVTGIKIAGNYIELAKENGGGTPLHYNIGASAQPSSAKNKALLYTSSDPELAEVSDDGIVTIKDLGTFSITIQSASREDIWQKVDFYVRENIRTDLDIVNNPLSFFGSYSISQYGINKSPDTNVGGSFSINADKKSINNQLSASLLFNGLDIPIDLSIEDVAGMSYDETAKAVFSYLDGKIKDSKTVIIRLKAEEHSKLVENHIVKDGDILYLTIKKEYDLVTGQSHVDTHPVQVTKIEVEDEHRMDRRTDTYKMLAPVIYPVNASNKAVVYSTSDEQTVKVSPTGVITPLKEGAAEITVTSVSDREVTSTTKVHITDSTVRVNEIVFDNIDNQIYIGHPVTVNAAALPENATYRDITYYSKNPSVATVNSATGVVIPRHKGTVEIAAVSDKGSFEESVILNVGVYQPSEPVKAIVNIPSKLDISLESDRKIELNGKAVPTYADNVTLLYKADESGCVSVDENGIVTPLKEGTGIVTVYSAKYPEIKKDVIIAVREKEEKVYVTEINVNQAPSTLYIGHTHHTFIPEIIPADANIDNELTVSADDNSIVKIEKIGSEYKVEPLREGSVIITFQTANGVTNEVSLNVGKVMNVKGYYAIDRVEYTLADKTEIFTPQKDNLQGEFAINLLEDKYLVQGRLQYTPANPFISYTFNNWRYIYENREIMLDTDDKYYNQTKEMLSAQNIKVTSANTIEYTYTQDSFKAVIHLTKVNDEVKEILDRTMYMTPVDMAKDPHSAEGYYEMTWFYGNSFNTAMLERYPAIYSTSKSEMPQSSSIGTKYHKECPDKTAWYDWSACYGGGGGENSSVTYYKGAFTVKVDGTADEAQVSSIMKVQTQGHQNYNLQSWAKYMHGSFNPLTIYQNQAHSGNIVNNSLKATIKTYKSNEGSKDAAIAYTWQNDNIMQYEVFFNLNFEYRFMYRAKKVSDRYIDLPTDKFVNGDVSDRTPPEVPDLAQIVPVEDFKGLVTAIE, from the coding sequence ATGAAAAGAGGTATTGTTTTTATTTTTTTATTACTTTTTGTTTCCTCTTTTATTTTTTCATGCTCAAGTAGTAGTGAAAACAAAAGTTCTGGCGGCATCAGGCATATTTATGAAGAGTCTGAAAAAAATGCAGCAGAAGTTACCGGTATTAAAATTGCAGGTAACTACATTGAACTTGCAAAAGAGAATGGGGGGGGGACACCTTTGCATTACAATATAGGTGCATCCGCTCAACCAAGCAGTGCAAAGAATAAAGCTCTGCTTTATACTTCCAGCGACCCTGAATTAGCTGAAGTATCAGATGATGGTATTGTTACCATTAAAGATTTAGGCACATTTTCCATAACTATTCAATCTGCATCCAGAGAAGATATTTGGCAGAAAGTGGATTTTTATGTTAGGGAAAATATTAGAACGGATTTAGATATTGTAAATAATCCTTTATCTTTTTTTGGTTCATATTCAATTAGTCAGTATGGTATAAACAAAAGCCCTGATACTAATGTGGGTGGCAGTTTTTCCATTAATGCAGATAAAAAATCTATCAATAATCAGTTATCTGCATCTCTGCTGTTTAACGGCTTGGATATTCCTATTGATTTAAGTATTGAAGATGTAGCAGGTATGTCTTATGATGAAACTGCAAAAGCTGTTTTCAGCTATTTAGATGGTAAAATTAAAGACAGTAAAACAGTTATTATTCGTTTAAAAGCAGAAGAACATAGTAAGTTAGTTGAAAATCATATTGTTAAAGATGGTGATATTCTTTATCTTACTATTAAAAAAGAATACGATTTAGTTACAGGTCAAAGTCATGTTGATACTCATCCCGTTCAGGTTACTAAAATTGAAGTAGAAGATGAGCATAGAATGGACAGGCGGACAGATACTTATAAAATGCTTGCCCCTGTTATATATCCTGTTAATGCCAGCAACAAAGCAGTAGTATATTCAACAAGTGATGAGCAGACAGTTAAAGTTTCACCAACAGGTGTTATTACTCCCTTAAAAGAAGGAGCTGCGGAAATTACTGTAACATCAGTATCAGATAGAGAAGTAACAAGCACAACAAAAGTTCATATTACAGACAGCACAGTAAGAGTTAATGAGATAGTATTTGATAATATTGATAATCAAATATATATAGGACATCCTGTTACTGTAAATGCAGCAGCACTTCCTGAAAATGCAACATATAGAGATATTACTTATTATTCTAAAAATCCTTCTGTTGCAACTGTTAATAGTGCAACAGGTGTAGTTATTCCAAGACACAAAGGCACTGTTGAGATTGCTGCTGTTTCAGATAAAGGCAGTTTTGAAGAATCAGTAATATTAAATGTGGGGGTATATCAACCATCAGAGCCAGTGAAAGCTATTGTTAATATACCATCTAAACTTGATATTTCTCTTGAATCAGACAGAAAGATAGAACTTAATGGTAAAGCTGTGCCAACTTATGCAGATAATGTTACACTATTATACAAGGCTGATGAAAGTGGCTGTGTATCTGTAGATGAAAATGGGATTGTAACACCATTAAAAGAGGGCACTGGTATTGTAACAGTATATTCTGCGAAATATCCTGAAATTAAAAAGGATGTAATAATTGCAGTAAGAGAAAAAGAAGAAAAAGTATATGTTACAGAAATAAATGTAAATCAAGCACCATCTACTCTATATATTGGTCATACACACCATACTTTTATTCCAGAGATTATACCTGCTGATGCTAATATTGATAATGAACTAACAGTAAGTGCAGATGATAATAGTATAGTTAAGATTGAGAAAATAGGAAGTGAATATAAAGTTGAGCCATTAAGGGAAGGCTCTGTTATTATAACTTTTCAAACAGCTAATGGGGTTACTAATGAAGTTTCATTAAATGTAGGAAAAGTTATGAATGTAAAAGGATACTATGCTATTGATAGAGTAGAATATACTCTGGCAGATAAAACTGAAATATTTACTCCACAAAAAGATAACCTGCAGGGTGAATTTGCAATTAATTTATTAGAAGATAAATATTTAGTGCAGGGCAGGTTGCAGTATACTCCAGCAAATCCATTTATTTCTTATACTTTTAATAACTGGCGTTATATTTATGAAAATAGAGAAATCATGCTTGATACAGATGATAAATATTATAATCAAACTAAGGAAATGTTATCAGCACAAAATATTAAAGTAACAAGTGCAAATACAATAGAATATACATATACTCAGGATAGTTTTAAAGCAGTTATTCATTTAACAAAAGTAAATGATGAAGTAAAAGAAATACTTGACAGGACAATGTATATGACACCTGTTGATATGGCAAAAGACCCGCATAGTGCAGAAGGTTATTATGAAATGACATGGTTTTATGGCAATTCCTTTAATACTGCAATGTTAGAAAGGTATCCTGCGATATATTCTACTTCTAAAAGTGAAATGCCACAGTCAAGCAGTATTGGGACAAAATACCATAAAGAATGTCCTGATAAAACAGCTTGGTATGACTGGTCTGCCTGCTATGGTGGCGGTGGTGGAGAAAATAGTTCTGTAACTTACTATAAAGGTGCATTTACTGTAAAAGTTGACGGCACAGCTGATGAAGCACAAGTCAGCTCTATAATGAAAGTCCAAACACAAGGTCATCAAAACTATAATCTTCAATCTTGGGCTAAATATATGCATGGTTCTTTTAACCCGCTTACAATATACCAAAATCAAGCCCACAGTGGAAATATTGTTAATAATTCTTTAAAAGCGACCATTAAAACTTATAAGTCAAACGAAGGCTCAAAAGATGCGGCAATAGCTTATACTTGGCAGAATGATAATATAATGCAGTATGAAGTATTCTTTAATCTTAATTTTGAATACAGATTTATGTATCGTGCAAAAAAAGTAAGCGACAGGTATATTGATTTGCCAACTGATAAATTTGTAAATGGCGATGTCAGTGATAGAACACCGCCAGAAGTGCCAGACCTTGCTCAAATTGTGCCAGTAGAAGATTTTAAAGGTCTAGTAACAGCTATTGAGTAG
- a CDS encoding Rne/Rng family ribonuclease gives MSKEILINSGIREVRAAVLTGGNVSEIFIERANKKSAAGNIYKGKVVKVLPGMQSAFVEIGLQRAAFLHIADIYTGSSDDISYEENIQDDDSEESENYDKENNETRVNEEIHSEQHYAPIAEILTEGQEIIVQVAKDAIAAKGARLTTHLTIPGRYLVLMPGYEHIGVSRKIENETERERLKDILIKLRPEGMGLIARTVSDGLSLEELAADLEYIKGVWAGVEAVTHSSTAPFLLYEDHNLIYKILRDVVTADTSRILIDNKADYEKMQEFFINHLSNLDLKIEYYQGDEPLFDLYNVEIEVNRLLDKKVWLRSGGSIVIDQAEALTVIDVNTGKYVGRHNFDDTILKTNLEASKEIAHQLKMRNIGGIIIVDFIDMERLEDREKVLTTLEQYLKEDRAKTSVVNISPLGLVEITRKRVRDSVTRIISEPCPYCEGRGVIKSKITVCYEIMRQLTQLAAHHKGANILIEANVDVANLILEHERESIDNMENQYGVHIEIQQNNSGIFERYKLKITGYKH, from the coding sequence ATGTCTAAAGAAATACTCATAAATTCGGGAATACGGGAAGTGCGTGCTGCTGTATTAACAGGCGGTAATGTATCAGAAATTTTTATAGAAAGAGCAAATAAAAAAAGTGCAGCAGGTAATATATATAAAGGCAAGGTAGTAAAAGTGCTGCCCGGAATGCAGTCTGCCTTTGTAGAAATTGGTCTGCAGCGGGCTGCTTTTTTGCATATTGCAGATATTTATACAGGCAGCAGTGATGATATAAGCTATGAAGAAAATATTCAAGATGATGACAGCGAAGAAAGTGAAAACTATGATAAAGAAAACAATGAAACAAGAGTAAATGAAGAAATACATTCAGAGCAGCACTATGCACCTATTGCAGAAATATTAACAGAAGGGCAGGAAATAATTGTGCAGGTAGCAAAAGATGCAATCGCTGCAAAAGGTGCAAGGCTAACTACTCATCTTACAATTCCAGGCAGATACCTTGTTTTAATGCCCGGTTATGAGCATATTGGTGTATCAAGAAAAATAGAAAATGAAACAGAAAGAGAACGGTTAAAAGATATATTGATTAAACTCCGTCCAGAAGGTATGGGGCTTATTGCAAGAACAGTAAGTGATGGTTTAAGTTTAGAAGAATTAGCGGCAGATTTAGAATATATAAAAGGTGTATGGGCGGGAGTAGAAGCAGTTACTCACTCATCTACTGCACCATTTCTTTTATATGAAGACCACAATTTAATATATAAAATTCTTCGTGATGTGGTAACCGCTGATACCAGTAGAATATTAATAGATAATAAAGCGGATTATGAAAAAATGCAGGAGTTTTTTATTAACCATTTATCTAATCTTGATTTAAAAATAGAGTATTATCAAGGAGATGAGCCGCTTTTTGATTTGTATAATGTGGAAATAGAAGTTAACAGGCTTCTTGATAAAAAGGTATGGCTTCGCTCAGGCGGCTCTATTGTTATAGACCAGGCGGAAGCATTAACAGTGATAGATGTAAATACTGGTAAATATGTAGGTCGTCATAATTTTGATGATACTATTTTAAAAACAAATTTAGAAGCATCAAAAGAAATAGCACACCAGCTGAAAATGAGAAATATTGGTGGCATTATTATTGTAGATTTTATAGATATGGAAAGACTTGAAGACAGGGAAAAAGTTCTTACCACTTTGGAGCAGTATTTAAAAGAAGACAGAGCAAAAACATCAGTTGTTAATATATCACCATTAGGACTTGTGGAAATTACAAGAAAAAGAGTGAGGGACAGTGTAACAAGAATAATCAGTGAGCCTTGCCCATACTGCGAAGGCAGGGGAGTGATTAAATCAAAAATCACAGTATGCTATGAAATAATGCGTCAGCTTACTCAGCTGGCAGCTCATCATAAAGGTGCAAATATATTAATAGAAGCTAATGTTGATGTGGCAAACTTAATATTAGAGCATGAAAGAGAATCTATTGATAATATGGAAAATCAGTATGGAGTGCATATAGAAATACAGCAAAATAACAGTGGAATTTTTGAAAGGTATAAGTTAAAAATAACAGGTTATAAACATTAG
- a CDS encoding RlmE family RNA methyltransferase: protein MAVYNRKDSYYKKAKQEGYKSRAAYKLKELNTKYKIIKNGYKVLDCGAAPGGWSQVALEIVSDKGFVVGVDLNPITGINNKNFISIAGDFTTDEILNQVLNVCPLYDAVISDIAPHTIGIRDADHTNSLELVEKVYDFTIKTLKKGGSFLFKLFEGEGRKGLVERLKKDFKDVRIIKPDATRQGSMEIYIAALNKVN from the coding sequence ATGGCAGTATATAACAGAAAAGACAGTTATTATAAGAAAGCAAAGCAGGAAGGTTATAAATCTCGTGCAGCTTATAAATTAAAAGAGTTGAATACTAAATATAAGATTATTAAAAATGGGTATAAAGTTCTGGACTGTGGTGCAGCTCCTGGCGGCTGGAGTCAGGTAGCTTTGGAAATAGTGAGTGATAAAGGTTTTGTTGTTGGTGTTGATTTAAACCCGATTACTGGTATAAATAACAAGAATTTTATAAGTATTGCAGGTGATTTTACAACTGATGAAATATTAAATCAGGTGCTTAATGTATGTCCGTTATATGATGCTGTAATTTCTGATATTGCACCACATACAATAGGAATTAGAGATGCAGACCATACTAACTCTTTAGAATTAGTAGAAAAAGTATATGATTTTACAATAAAAACATTAAAAAAAGGCGGCTCATTTTTATTTAAACTTTTTGAAGGTGAAGGCAGAAAAGGCTTAGTAGAAAGGCTTAAAAAAGATTTTAAAGATGTCCGAATAATCAAGCCTGATGCAACAAGGCAGGGCTCTATGGAAATATATATTGCAGCTTTAAACAAAGTAAATTAA
- a CDS encoding YbaB/EbfC family nucleoid-associated protein: MNMQQIMRQAQKMQKKMEEAQAEAAAQVVEASAGGGMVSVKVNGKQELLEVVIEKDVVNPDDVEMLQDLIVAAVNEGMKKAQLLMQDKLQGITGGLNIPGMF, from the coding sequence ATGAATATGCAGCAGATTATGCGTCAGGCACAAAAAATGCAGAAGAAAATGGAAGAAGCTCAAGCAGAAGCAGCTGCTCAAGTTGTAGAAGCAAGTGCTGGCGGTGGTATGGTCTCTGTTAAAGTAAATGGCAAACAGGAACTTTTAGAAGTAGTGATAGAAAAAGATGTTGTAAATCCAGATGATGTGGAAATGCTGCAGGATTTAATTGTAGCAGCGGTTAATGAAGGTATGAAAAAAGCACAGCTGCTTATGCAGGATAAACTTCAAGGCATTACTGGCGGTTTAAATATTCCGGGAATGTTTTAA
- a CDS encoding DNA methyltransferase: protein MNSIWKSENNIKINQKNKYNGIDLLDNLKENSVKVFFFDPQYRGILNKLSYGNEGVSRGRARSSLPQMSEVLIYEFISKIEKVLMPSGYLFLWVDKFHLVEGVSSWFGNISTLSLVDMITWNKEKMGMGYRTRRQAEYLVVIQKEPKKAKSTWTIHNIPDIWSEKVEKRHPHSKPINLQKKLIEATTCEGDIVCDPASGGYSVLECCIDLNRTFIGCDLVFGEDNYIVTR, encoded by the coding sequence ATGAATAGTATATGGAAAAGTGAAAATAATATAAAAATTAATCAAAAAAATAAATATAATGGAATAGATTTACTTGATAATTTAAAAGAAAACAGTGTGAAAGTATTTTTTTTTGACCCGCAGTATAGGGGGATTTTAAATAAACTTTCTTATGGTAATGAGGGTGTAAGCCGTGGCAGAGCTAGAAGCAGTCTTCCACAAATGAGTGAAGTTCTAATTTATGAATTTATATCTAAAATAGAAAAAGTGCTTATGCCCAGCGGTTATTTATTTTTATGGGTAGACAAATTCCATCTAGTAGAAGGGGTTTCTTCTTGGTTTGGTAATATTTCCACACTTTCACTTGTAGATATGATTACATGGAATAAAGAGAAAATGGGTATGGGATATAGAACAAGAAGGCAGGCAGAATATTTAGTAGTGATTCAAAAAGAGCCTAAAAAGGCAAAGTCTACATGGACTATTCATAATATACCTGATATTTGGTCTGAAAAGGTAGAGAAAAGACACCCACATTCTAAGCCAATAAACCTGCAAAAAAAATTAATTGAGGCGACAACCTGTGAAGGTGACATTGTATGCGACCCTGCAAGCGGAGGATATTCAGTATTAGAGTGTTGTATAGATTTGAATAGGACTTTTATTGGCTGTGATTTAGTTTTTGGAGAAGATAATTATATCGTGACGAGATAA
- a CDS encoding glycosyltransferase, giving the protein MSFVIIIPTYNAEKAGIEMLLKSIKEQSIYPEKICIIDSSSTDCTVEICRKYGCEITIIEKSSFNHGLTRQLGIDNNKNYDYAVFMTQDIRLKDTNTLKTLLSSFNQENTAAAYGRQLTDETSSFIEKISRSFNYPPYSIIKSKNDIEKYGISTAFCSDSFAAYKISDLLAAGGFPKTDFAEDMLAAAQIILSGKLVYYNAEAEVFHSHPYSIKSEYARGKAIGRMHKENKWLIDTFGRAENKGKELLHSLSFHKKILYILQALPKLIGYKTGRLF; this is encoded by the coding sequence ATGTCATTTGTAATAATTATCCCCACATATAATGCTGAAAAGGCAGGTATAGAAATGCTTTTAAAATCAATTAAAGAGCAGAGCATTTATCCTGAAAAAATATGTATTATAGATTCATCATCTACTGACTGCACTGTGGAAATATGCAGAAAATACGGCTGTGAAATTACTATAATAGAAAAGAGCAGCTTTAATCATGGCTTAACAAGGCAGCTGGGGATAGATAATAATAAAAATTATGATTATGCAGTATTTATGACACAGGATATTCGTTTAAAAGATACGAATACATTAAAAACACTGCTTTCATCGTTTAATCAGGAAAATACTGCTGCTGCTTACGGCAGGCAGTTAACAGATGAAACATCATCATTTATAGAAAAAATCAGCAGAAGTTTTAATTATCCGCCATATTCTATTATAAAATCAAAAAATGATATTGAAAAATATGGCATTTCTACGGCATTTTGTTCAGACAGCTTTGCTGCATATAAAATATCAGATTTGCTTGCTGCTGGCGGTTTTCCAAAAACTGATTTTGCAGAAGATATGCTTGCAGCTGCACAAATCATACTATCTGGTAAGTTAGTTTATTATAATGCAGAAGCTGAAGTATTTCACAGCCACCCATATTCTATAAAAAGTGAGTATGCAAGGGGCAAAGCAATAGGCAGAATGCATAAAGAAAATAAATGGCTTATTGATACTTTTGGCAGAGCAGAAAATAAAGGGAAAGAGCTTTTACACTCTCTTTCTTTTCACAAAAAAATATTATACATATTACAGGCTCTTCCAAAACTTATAGGATATAAAACAGGCAGATTATTTTGA
- a CDS encoding GtrA family protein, which translates to MQFLKIFYDKTFLKFIIVGVINTIVGAGVMFALYNIFHFSYWVSSIMNYVTGSIVSFFLNKYFTFKSSSFSFKEVIYFIINIAVCLFIAYSLAKPFAVYLLSGYSVSVQENTAMFTGMVIFTGLNYLSQRFIVFSKIQL; encoded by the coding sequence ATGCAGTTTTTAAAAATATTTTATGATAAAACATTTTTAAAATTTATAATAGTAGGTGTGATAAATACCATAGTTGGAGCAGGTGTAATGTTTGCATTATATAATATTTTTCACTTCTCTTACTGGGTATCATCTATTATGAATTATGTTACAGGCAGCATTGTAAGTTTTTTCTTAAATAAATATTTCACATTTAAAAGCAGCTCTTTTTCTTTTAAAGAAGTTATTTATTTTATAATAAATATTGCTGTATGTTTGTTTATTGCTTACTCGCTTGCAAAACCATTTGCTGTGTATTTATTAAGTGGATATTCAGTCAGTGTGCAGGAAAATACAGCCATGTTTACAGGTATGGTAATATTTACAGGTTTAAATTATTTATCACAGAGGTTTATTGTATTTAGTAAAATACAGCTGTAA
- a CDS encoding DUF6056 family protein has protein sequence MYSFFKKYIDLFTGRQYLAYGFLFLLCFLIMTGQNFRLVPGNDDIVHTILIDKYGSALNFMIEQYKVWNSRYFTSLIMAYIMDKNVWLWRILNTFALFLLFVYSANIIKALYRLDIQKYIIVLYGIFASFALLSSGIWRWSITWATGSFNYLWPDSALAISFYYLLNSMLNKEKIKLFQCVVLIPVVLFACNTEQTALICITMYSIVILYYILKEKYFDKYILILYLFITASTLIVFLAPSVPLRYAAEVKTWYPMFNDISLIKKAVYGYAYTVIYGFLLYNYMNTILLSALLFIILKKQYNNIILNIISLLPLLYSLLHYIIIQSKWVFFRLFYNVNAFSKSIILNNYNEPFISVITGTLMILIIIYCIFKIKWQSMEIKYLTLLFLSAGLMSAFILSFSPTIYASGERIWLIPYTMYILSIAAVFMELLRYIDISSKKFIFIFSLYFIAGLVDLFGKVYR, from the coding sequence ATGTATAGCTTTTTTAAAAAGTATATTGATTTATTTACAGGCAGGCAGTATTTAGCCTATGGTTTTCTTTTTCTGTTATGTTTTTTAATCATGACAGGGCAGAATTTCAGGCTGGTGCCTGGAAATGATGATATTGTTCATACTATACTTATAGATAAATACGGCAGTGCATTAAATTTTATGATAGAGCAGTATAAAGTATGGAACAGCCGTTATTTTACATCTCTTATAATGGCATATATTATGGATAAAAATGTATGGCTTTGGAGAATATTGAATACATTTGCATTATTTTTACTATTTGTTTATTCTGCAAATATAATAAAAGCATTATATCGTTTAGATATTCAAAAATATATAATAGTTTTATATGGCATATTTGCTTCATTTGCTCTTTTATCATCAGGTATATGGAGATGGAGCATCACATGGGCTACAGGTTCGTTTAATTATTTATGGCCTGATTCTGCTCTTGCAATATCTTTTTATTATTTATTAAATTCTATGCTTAATAAAGAAAAAATCAAATTATTTCAGTGTGTAGTTTTAATTCCTGTTGTCCTTTTTGCATGTAATACAGAGCAGACTGCTTTAATATGTATTACAATGTATAGTATTGTAATATTATATTATATATTAAAAGAAAAATATTTTGATAAATATATATTAATATTATACTTATTTATTACTGCTTCTACATTAATTGTTTTTTTGGCTCCATCTGTTCCTTTAAGATATGCAGCAGAAGTTAAAACATGGTATCCTATGTTTAATGATATATCATTAATCAAAAAGGCAGTATATGGCTATGCTTACACTGTGATATATGGCTTTTTATTATATAATTATATGAATACTATTTTATTATCTGCATTATTATTTATTATATTAAAAAAACAGTATAATAATATAATATTGAATATTATCAGCTTACTGCCATTATTGTATTCTTTACTGCATTATATTATAATTCAATCTAAATGGGTATTTTTTCGTTTATTTTATAATGTAAATGCTTTTTCTAAAAGTATAATTTTAAATAATTATAATGAGCCATTTATATCTGTGATAACAGGCACTTTGATGATTTTAATTATTATATACTGTATATTTAAAATTAAATGGCAAAGTATGGAAATAAAATATTTAACTCTGTTGTTTTTATCAGCAGGGTTAATGTCTGCATTTATATTAAGTTTTTCACCAACAATATATGCTTCTGGAGAGAGAATATGGCTTATACCATATACTATGTATATTTTATCCATCGCTGCGGTATTTATGGAATTATTGCGTTATATAGATATAAGCTCAAAAAAATTTATTTTTATTTTTTCTTTATATTTTATTGCAGGGTTAGTTGATTTATTTGGCAAGGTATATAGATAA
- a CDS encoding glycosyltransferase codes for MKNKLISALIPAYNEEECLHELYKRVTAVLSKLENYDYEILIINDGSKDKTLEILQELHDKDNHIQYVNLARNYGKEIAMAAGFDYVKGDVVVILDADLQDPPELIPDMISYYEAGYDDIYGRRKSRKGETWLKKTTAKLFYKLLQKSTRVDILKDTGDFRLLSRRAVEALKKYKEQRRYTKGFFALIGFKKKEFLYDRDSRVAGQSKWNYFNLFNLAIEGITSFSNFPLRLSSFLGIIVAAFGFIYIVFLVLKTLIFGEPVRGYPTLLSVIIFLGGIQLLSLGVIGEYLGRIFDEVKNRPLYFVEKYSGDEE; via the coding sequence ATGAAAAACAAGTTAATTTCTGCATTAATTCCTGCTTATAATGAAGAAGAATGTTTGCATGAGCTTTATAAAAGAGTAACTGCTGTTTTATCAAAGCTTGAAAATTATGATTATGAAATACTTATAATAAATGATGGCTCAAAAGATAAAACATTAGAAATATTGCAGGAACTGCACGATAAAGACAACCATATTCAGTATGTAAATCTTGCAAGAAATTATGGGAAAGAAATAGCAATGGCAGCAGGTTTTGATTATGTAAAAGGCGATGTGGTGGTTATTTTAGATGCTGATTTACAAGACCCGCCAGAATTAATACCAGATATGATTTCTTATTATGAAGCAGGTTATGATGATATATATGGCAGAAGAAAATCAAGAAAAGGTGAGACATGGTTAAAAAAAACTACGGCAAAACTTTTTTATAAACTTCTGCAAAAATCTACAAGAGTGGATATTTTAAAAGATACTGGTGATTTCAGGCTTTTAAGTCGCAGGGCAGTGGAAGCATTAAAGAAGTATAAAGAGCAGAGAAGATATACAAAAGGTTTTTTTGCTTTAATTGGCTTTAAAAAGAAAGAATTTTTATATGATAGAGATTCGCGGGTTGCAGGGCAGAGCAAATGGAATTATTTTAATCTTTTTAACCTTGCAATAGAAGGGATTACATCATTTTCTAACTTCCCTTTGCGTTTAAGCTCATTTTTAGGCATTATTGTTGCAGCTTTTGGGTTTATTTATATTGTATTTTTAGTTTTAAAAACTTTGATTTTTGGTGAGCCAGTTCGTGGCTATCCAACATTATTATCAGTAATAATATTTTTAGGTGGTATTCAGCTTTTATCACTTGGTGTAATTGGTGAATATTTGGGAAGAATTTTTGATGAAGTAAAAAACAGACCACTTTATTTTGTAGAAAAATACAGCGGTGATGAAGAATAA
- the recR gene encoding recombination mediator RecR, with product MQNIQVFDDCVHELSRLPGVGRKTAVRLALHILKIKPEQAYKLSDAIKKLKDNIKFCKECGSIAEGDVCKVCSDSHRNKEIICIVEEAKDVFFIENTGRFNGLYHVLGGKISPLDGIGPSDLSFNKLIERVEKLYIKEVIIATNPDADGETTASYIGKILQNVSNLKVTKLASGIPIGSHLEYADEITVLRALENRVNL from the coding sequence ATGCAGAATATCCAAGTTTTTGATGACTGTGTTCATGAGCTTTCAAGACTTCCGGGAGTTGGCAGGAAAACGGCTGTCCGCCTTGCACTGCATATATTAAAAATCAAGCCTGAACAGGCATATAAACTTTCTGATGCAATTAAAAAGCTGAAAGATAATATTAAATTTTGCAAAGAGTGTGGTTCTATTGCAGAAGGTGATGTATGTAAAGTATGCAGTGACAGCCACAGAAATAAAGAAATAATATGTATAGTTGAAGAAGCAAAAGATGTTTTCTTTATTGAAAATACTGGCAGATTTAACGGGCTTTATCATGTATTAGGCGGTAAAATATCACCCCTTGATGGTATAGGTCCATCAGATTTAAGTTTTAATAAATTAATAGAAAGAGTAGAAAAACTTTATATAAAAGAAGTTATTATAGCCACAAATCCAGATGCAGATGGTGAAACAACTGCATCATACATAGGAAAAATACTTCAAAATGTATCTAACCTGAAAGTTACAAAACTTGCAAGCGGTATTCCTATTGGTTCTCATTTAGAATATGCTGATGAAATCACTGTTTTAAGAGCCTTGGAGAATAGAGTAAACTTATAA